From the Caldisericota bacterium genome, one window contains:
- the rapZ gene encoding RNase adapter RapZ, with protein sequence MKEKINVVIVTGLSGAGKTKTIGTLEDIGYFCVDNLPPSLISPFIELCEKTEGKINKIGIVVDVRSGEFLDLLPEVVLKLRKDTRFLTKVIFLEASKDILIKRFSATRRKHPIQEMATIQEKIEEERKRLYAIRATADYIIETSNYALKDLKERVVSALSCVTSDLINLSIVTFGYKYGVPLQADIVIDVRFIPNPFYIDRLSRQDGRSKEIKDFILSFPGTKEFIDRIENLFDFLLPNYIKEGKSYLTIAFGCTGGKHRSVAIGELFEDFLKEKHYSVTIIHRDVEK encoded by the coding sequence ATGAAAGAAAAGATTAATGTTGTAATTGTAACAGGATTAAGTGGAGCTGGAAAGACAAAAACAATTGGCACTTTAGAGGACATTGGATATTTTTGCGTAGATAATTTGCCACCCAGTCTTATATCTCCTTTTATTGAGCTTTGTGAAAAAACAGAGGGCAAAATAAACAAAATAGGCATAGTGGTAGATGTAAGAAGCGGAGAATTCCTGGATCTTTTGCCTGAAGTGGTTCTTAAATTAAGAAAGGATACAAGATTCTTGACAAAAGTAATCTTCCTCGAGGCGTCTAAAGACATTCTAATAAAAAGATTTTCTGCAACGCGAAGAAAGCATCCAATTCAAGAAATGGCTACTATCCAGGAGAAGATTGAAGAAGAAAGAAAGAGGTTATATGCAATAAGGGCAACTGCAGATTATATCATTGAAACTTCTAATTATGCTTTAAAGGACTTAAAAGAAAGAGTTGTATCTGCGCTTTCTTGTGTTACTTCCGACCTTATAAATTTGTCCATTGTAACGTTCGGATATAAATATGGTGTTCCATTGCAGGCCGATATTGTTATTGATGTACGTTTTATACCAAATCCATTTTATATAGACCGGTTAAGCCGGCAAGATGGAAGGAGTAAAGAAATAAAAGATTTTATTCTTTCTTTCCCTGGAACGAAAGAGTTTATTGACAGGATTGAAAACCTTTTTGATTTTCTTCTTCCAAACTATATAAAAGAAGGAAAGTCTTATCTTACAATTGCTTTCGGATGTACAGGTGGCAAACACCGTTCTGTTGCAATAGGTGAGTTATTTGAAGATTTCTTGAAAGAAAAACACTATTCTGTAACTATTATTCATAGGGATGTGGAAAAATGA
- the yvcK gene encoding uridine diphosphate-N-acetylglucosamine-binding protein YvcK — translation MKGLSKSTKFRWLLPGVRIKRYLFTIFLGIALLTYGFVVVYLNVARSNLYSWRNIFLLNLSEEIPFGKFVIPIAGILFFVFAVSLIVVGIKELLSSISTALVPDKDPKEIMDIVFGERKEGLKKRVVVIGGGTGTTSVLSGLRDKFVKISAIITVADTGGSSGILRKELKMPPPGDIRNCLIALSEERSFISRLLSFRFRKKGSFLDGHNLGNILIAGLTKMTGDFGDAVLSMSKILSINGEVMPFTTEDITLCAEFEDGNIVRGEIEITNYRGKIKRIFIEPESAKPYIRALERISQADVIVIGPGSLYTSIVPPLLLPSIADTVRRSRAKKVYVSNIMTEPGETDHFTAYDHIKVITDILGDNVVEYALLNKMELSNTVAKKYMGAGAEVVEPNISEIQKTKIKCIVKNFTLERGDVVRHNPEKLAETITNIMAGKV, via the coding sequence ATGAAAGGATTATCGAAATCTACCAAGTTTAGGTGGCTTTTACCTGGAGTACGGATAAAAAGATATTTATTTACTATCTTTTTGGGGATTGCACTGCTAACATATGGGTTTGTTGTTGTCTATCTTAATGTTGCGCGTAGCAATTTATATTCCTGGAGAAATATTTTTCTCTTGAATCTTTCCGAAGAAATTCCATTTGGCAAATTTGTTATTCCAATAGCTGGCATTCTATTCTTTGTTTTTGCAGTGTCATTAATTGTTGTTGGTATAAAAGAACTTCTTTCTTCAATTTCTACTGCGCTTGTCCCCGATAAAGACCCGAAAGAAATTATGGACATAGTCTTTGGGGAGAGAAAAGAGGGATTAAAGAAAAGAGTAGTTGTAATTGGTGGAGGCACAGGCACTACTTCTGTTCTTTCTGGTTTACGAGATAAGTTTGTTAAGATTTCAGCAATCATTACGGTGGCAGATACTGGCGGTAGTTCTGGAATATTACGGAAGGAGTTAAAAATGCCTCCCCCGGGCGATATTCGCAACTGTCTTATTGCTTTATCAGAAGAGCGTTCTTTTATATCACGACTTCTCTCTTTTAGATTCCGCAAAAAGGGCTCTTTTTTAGACGGACACAACCTTGGCAATATTCTTATAGCTGGTCTAACAAAAATGACTGGTGATTTTGGAGATGCAGTGCTTTCTATGAGCAAAATTTTATCTATAAATGGAGAAGTGATGCCTTTTACTACAGAAGATATTACACTGTGTGCGGAATTTGAAGATGGAAACATTGTGAGGGGAGAAATTGAAATTACAAATTATCGTGGTAAAATTAAGAGAATTTTTATTGAACCAGAGAGTGCAAAGCCATATATTAGGGCCCTGGAAAGAATTTCTCAAGCCGATGTCATTGTGATTGGGCCTGGAAGCCTTTACACTAGCATTGTGCCTCCATTGCTTCTTCCATCAATAGCTGATACGGTACGACGAAGTAGAGCAAAAAAAGTATATGTATCCAATATAATGACGGAACCCGGTGAAACGGATCATTTTACTGCATATGATCACATAAAAGTAATAACTGATATCCTTGGAGATAACGTAGTAGAATATGCACTGTTAAACAAGATGGAATTAAGTAATACTGTGGCGAAGAAATATATGGGTGCTGGTGCAGAAGTTGTAGAGCCAAATATTTCTGAGATACAAAAAACAAAAATAAAATGCATAGTAAAAAATTTTACACTTGAGAGAGGTGATGTAGTACGACACAATCCGGAGAAATTAGCAGAAACCATAACAAATATCATGGCGGGGAAAGTTTAA
- the hemW gene encoding radical SAM family heme chaperone HemW: protein MIEKNKGISIYIHIPFCLKKCNYCDFVSFNFKRDEVRKYVEYLNREISFFSKKNGLNNFLVSTVYFGGGTPSLLTVSDVKSILLTVWRNFKLLPSAEITLEANPESIEVKKFREFRTLGINRISMGAQSFNDTTLKLLGRIHNADEIYKSFASLREAGINNINIDIMFALPGETIKDLMHSLKETVNLGPEHISFYSLLIERGTLFYRKRKVLHFPGNDEEAEQYRMGIAFLENSGYKHYEISNFSKNNFQCKHNVTYWKNLLYLGFGVAAGSYYKRKRTRNVLKLDNYYKKLDDNTLPIGLYEHLKGKKAKGEHIMMNLRLLEGCDKHLYYVRFGSFPANDFVGEIEFLLLNGLIEEDEKCIRLTKRGVFLANIVFERFIAL, encoded by the coding sequence GTGATAGAAAAAAATAAAGGCATTTCTATCTATATCCATATACCTTTTTGTTTAAAAAAATGTAATTACTGCGATTTTGTATCTTTTAATTTCAAAAGAGACGAGGTTCGCAAATACGTAGAATATCTTAATAGAGAGATTTCTTTTTTTAGTAAAAAAAATGGTTTAAATAATTTTCTTGTTTCCACAGTATATTTTGGAGGAGGTACGCCTTCGCTTCTTACTGTGAGCGATGTGAAAAGTATTTTATTGACAGTGTGGAGGAATTTCAAGCTATTACCGTCTGCCGAAATTACTCTTGAGGCAAATCCTGAATCTATTGAAGTAAAAAAGTTCAGAGAATTTCGTACATTAGGAATAAATCGTATAAGTATGGGCGCTCAATCTTTTAATGATACTACGCTAAAACTATTGGGAAGAATACATAATGCAGATGAAATTTATAAAAGCTTTGCATCTTTACGAGAAGCCGGTATTAACAACATAAACATAGACATTATGTTTGCTCTGCCAGGGGAAACTATTAAAGATTTAATGCATTCCTTGAAAGAAACAGTAAATCTTGGCCCAGAGCATATTTCTTTTTATTCTCTGCTTATTGAAAGGGGTACTTTGTTTTATAGGAAAAGAAAAGTTCTTCATTTTCCCGGTAACGATGAAGAGGCGGAACAATACAGGATGGGTATAGCTTTTTTAGAAAACAGTGGCTATAAACATTACGAAATATCTAATTTCTCAAAGAATAATTTCCAATGCAAACACAATGTAACTTATTGGAAAAACTTGCTTTATCTTGGTTTTGGAGTAGCCGCGGGAAGTTATTATAAAAGAAAAAGAACAAGAAATGTTTTAAAACTGGATAATTATTATAAGAAACTTGATGACAATACTTTACCAATTGGTTTATATGAACACTTAAAGGGTAAAAAGGCAAAGGGCGAGCACATCATGATGAATTTAAGACTTTTAGAAGGCTGCGACAAGCATCTTTATTACGTAAGGTTTGGTAGTTTCCCGGCGAATGATTTTGTGGGAGAGATTGAATTTTTGTTGCTGAATGGATTAATTGAAGAGGATGAAAAGTGCATTCGTCTTACAAAAAGAGGAGTGTTTCTGGCCAATATAGTGTTTGAGCGGTTTATTGCTTTGTAG
- the whiA gene encoding DNA-binding protein WhiA: MFGEKRGEFIGFLLSNGKFSYSTDATSLLFSSHEISVARKALVLANVFPVQRDSDILQKESDKFTLEFKNIKSEFQIKELLKEVSKGSKEFKKSFLRGVFLGCGILSAPPYHHLEMNIEKEFEKKFVAETLLKFDIKYFIKGDKIYIKGRENIKKFMYTIGSLSVFLLLEDDAVEKALSNEINRKANFEYANLRRQSNAALKQVEILKELRKKGKLDKLRDDLKEVALLRLRHPYASLTELSRLSLSHLSKQAIYYRLKRILKNYE; this comes from the coding sequence ATGTTTGGCGAAAAAAGAGGCGAATTCATAGGTTTTCTTTTATCGAACGGGAAATTCTCTTATTCGACTGATGCGACAAGCTTGCTTTTTAGCTCTCACGAAATATCAGTGGCACGAAAAGCTTTGGTTCTTGCTAATGTATTTCCTGTGCAGAGGGATTCGGATATTTTACAAAAAGAGAGTGATAAATTTACATTAGAATTTAAGAACATAAAAAGTGAGTTTCAAATTAAAGAATTATTGAAAGAGGTAAGTAAGGGTAGTAAAGAATTTAAAAAATCTTTTTTGAGAGGAGTATTTTTAGGTTGTGGAATACTTTCTGCTCCTCCCTACCATCATCTTGAGATGAACATTGAAAAGGAGTTTGAGAAAAAATTTGTAGCTGAAACGTTATTAAAATTTGATATAAAATATTTTATAAAAGGTGATAAAATTTATATTAAGGGGAGAGAAAATATAAAGAAATTTATGTACACAATAGGTTCTTTGTCAGTATTTTTGCTTTTGGAAGATGATGCGGTAGAAAAAGCTCTTTCGAACGAAATAAACAGGAAAGCTAATTTTGAGTATGCAAATTTAAGGAGACAGTCAAACGCAGCGTTAAAGCAGGTAGAAATATTAAAGGAACTTAGAAAAAAAGGAAAGCTTGATAAACTTCGTGATGATTTGAAAGAAGTTGCTTTACTGAGATTACGGCATCCTTATGCTTCTCTTACCGAGCTGTCTCGACTTTCCTTAAGCCATTTATCAAAACAAGCTATATATTACAGACTTAAAAGGATTTTAAAAAATTATGAATGA